taatataagtttggtgtgaatttataatatgaatttttaaattaagtttgatgtgaacttttaatttttataatatgaatttttaattttatgcatttcaaattttaagtttggtgtgaatttttaatattaattttgaattttatatttaagttgtgtgaatttaaaaacaaaaatttactttatctcattaagttaagaatatgatttttaaaattcgtcgtaagttgaagactaggtctttgaaccgaaattgctttacccaagggagggacgagaacttttattatcattatttttaatcttattgaattaaagtatgccaaaaacattaaaaaaaaaaccaaaaatcttagcttttaaaacaatcgctacaaaaagacaaattttaaaattttgtcgagggacggactaggacatcgatccgaaacgacctcgtcctaaataacaaaggaaacaaaattttaaaattaagtacttaattgttttataagttaatgattataaaaaaaaaaaaaaaatatcaaactctgcgactcgcggagtttggaggtttaatccccgcgagtcgcggagggaccaatttacagaaaaaaataaaacgtaaaaacacagatcagtgcactccacaaaaccgaaaacctgcgaaaaactgctcgaaaaaacacccaaaaacacccccaaaatcacaatttttaaccgttaatcaccaaattttttactaaaatcatgtttagaaggatgctatctaggaattactcaagaaaaacggtaaatttctacacctaaacaccatttaatccgaaatttggtgttcttgagcaattttttccccaatttgattttgatgctttttagtgtaattatgcttaaattgtttatgtattatgcttgtataacctagattgatgctgtttaacatgattagaagccttaaacttcaatttttgagtaatctagggtttgtgttcttgagcaaatttggggctttttgatataaacaggttatggccgatttttgtcatgaattgttgctaaattgagtagtgtaacatgtctaggtagttaaatgatccaaactttgagcctaaacatgattttgagaattaaagtggactttttcaagtctaaaattcatgaacttgatttttgaaagataatgccatttgagacttgtttaattgctagtaatgattattttgacatgttatttgagttgaatgattatgaactaggcgaacattttcgtatatgcttatttgaaaaagtgtagatttgatgaaaatatgaaaatgagcttaagtttgatataaattgataatgtcattgtaattattttgattgatgattttgctgacactaatgcatatttggatgcccaaaatttgtgtttgatgtgttttgcagactgaaaggggtgaatcttcatcccaagcccacaatgctcctgctgagaatgcggaacaacaggaggtggataactactacaagcaggatatacctcatccagtcatgaccttttctgatatgcacttggaagagttgcacccgaacctgagattagacagactttggatagattatccaaaatatcaaaggggtttgcatactcttcattctaaggttgttgaggtaccgagggtcatagaatggggacccttagaagatgtagaattggccgggccaattagggaattacttgtacagaggtatggtaattctacttttaatgactgggtacgtttattcaccatgcgtagacctgtatataaagtatggtgtgaagaattgttgtgtagtatagagttgaatgatcgggtagctagtttaaccgatcgttcttttattagatttttgttaggcggttcgatgcgccacatgtctttactagacatggctcaggctttacgtatatatacgcctgaggagttagcatctgccgattgtagagggttgatactaaacggtagaaagatagatgaaaattttgatacacacggtgtgtggagtcaaatgacaagccatcaccatttcaaagggggaaattactcttatttggatatagatagagccgaattaagagtgattcataggtttttagccaattcgattacacaaaggggtaagaacaaggaaaaagtaaatgaacaggatttgttttaccatatgtgtattcgagacccacaaagcgctgtaagtataccatattgtgtgggttattatttatcagctatggttcgggggatgcgaccgcatagcataataggatgtggtatttttattactttgattggtgaatatctcggtgtggatataagtcgggggggattattagtagaagaaccagaaccccgcgatactataggtttaaatgtataccatggtgcgaaagttttgaagaggcgaaataatgccgcagtacgataccatggtagacatccacaggtggagagaaaccaacagcaaggtaatgtaggaggggggaatgagatgcaagaaatgcaaaggtttatagcttctcaggaatacgaaaatgctagacagagagcatttgaagattggcaagttcatcagaaccaaatcatagctcattgccaacatataggtagaaactatattcctacaccgaaacccatcttccctccttggtctatagagatgcagccaccatatcctacgtataaccctgccgaagcattctatagcacctatggttatgcctggaacccctattggtaccaatatcatccttagtttacttatttttttttattttgtaatttgtaatgattgatacgtttaatacttttgttaatattgtaatcatttttataattatctaacttttattcttagattttaataatttttgaatgtggggtaatataccaaacttcaaaaatatgtatatatgtttgcagtttatcttatgtacacaacagggtaaaacaacgcattttcaaagactggcattaagttcagcaaaagcaactaattttgacgacaagatgcaaaatatatgtgaaataacaacaagacggaatgaacaaatgatgtgcaccatttatcattcagcaaacaaacgccaatatatttgaaaactttggtaaaatttaatcattttcacacaaatcgccctcaataatttaaatagttactgatttcttgcaaatgagggcattgcaagatcttaagtgtgggaaggggttaaattctttcggattttaaaattttttactttatacacttggttaccattaaaaatactagtaaagcagtagttgtattagaatctagtgctctctgataataaagaacagccctagtcttatatactgactacccaattctagtaaaatttttcaaaattttcaattaaatgaactcaaaatcatgtttatacatatttatgaacgataaaactaggttttaacaccgaaattattgttacctcggaaagaacataaattgagaaacaaactaaaatgttaaaattcatttaaaatggaatagaggacgataaaaaggaaaataaaagccaagtgtgggaaaatttaccaagttatcttaaacatatgtcacatatatctgtaacaaataactgaaaatacttttgctttggactaaactaaactgttttacccaatgaaagaaaagaaaagatggatctacacgatgaatcaattccatcattaaaaggaagtaaagtcttccgaaaaagaaacgcgcttcttgatttaggtcatgaagttgtcgttcagaccagctgtaggttgacgaaaaatctagaaaagtcatctctaaaatcagcaggaaatccatggacctcagcatcaaatagggtcgccatgtggtcagatttatcctaaccatgagaaggatttatcttgtaaaatgggggggcaccatgcaatttagctggataagactaatgaatcagatccccagaaaggataatctccttaaagattaaaaatcagcttttaagactgatattactcaatcctagagattgaccttaaagattgagaattacaaactcatggaattcaatgatatctaaactcgagcttgaacgagaaaatattttgatcaaaattataaaccgatttgttttctgaaaaccctatttttaatgcgttcattaccattgaacgtaaaatcctaggaattcacctggaattcattaggtcacctgaaccaaatcgggtgtcaaccgtaagaacggtggttgcatagtggtcaaagacaggaccttgtgccataccgaaaaatcataagggtgagctttactattgctcctaccaaggatagtaattgcgtccgacacgttatagaccataattaaaagcatgtcaggggacattgccttaacagttgcttgttcaacgctttcctttacaaccggacggtagtttaccgaaaggtaatatacgggacaagtaaactggacgtgttgctttccaaatacaaggttagcaagtgggtgacacaaaaccgcaagttttgagctaaaattttcaaatctgaaacccatcaaacccacaaaaatattttgcaaacaccggtaaagggttattccgaaaaacttatctagggtaaaaactagatttaattttcaaaagatcaaatgttttcataaagatccaatttccttaatggatctaaatttttatagtcatgtgggactgtaaatcatatcgttactaccattgtttatatcaccgtatagaaatcactgatgtacaaagtgtgaagaataaagaagtgattctagtatttcaagacgatattgcttgaggacaagcaacgctcaagtgtgggaatatttgataatgctaaaaacgaacatatatttcatagcattattcctcaagaaagacaagcttttaattgcaactgttctatttacaagtgatattcgtttaaataataaaaggtgaagacaaaagacagattcgacgaattgaagacgcaaacgaccaaaaagctcaaaagtacaaaagacaatcaaagaggttctaattattgataagaaacgtctcgaaattacaagagtacaagattcaaaacgcaaagtacaaaatataaaattgtacgcaaggacgttcaaaaatccggaaccgggacatgagtcacctctcaacgctcgacgcaacgaactaaaaattacaagtctactatgcacaagaatataatataatatataaataattatattaattatttatattttatatttatatataaaatccgtcggcaagaaagactccaaaagtttTGAGCTGTAATttgaaactccgcgactcgcggagtttgaaggccaaaaaggcctcgagtcgcggagcccccagttttaaaactccctataaagcaaaccgaattctgatcattttcatccatctttttcttcttcttctcatacgtaaaatatatatttatatttataatttatattttaattttaattataattttaataataagggtatgttagcgaatattgtaagggtgtaagtcgaaattctgtccgtgtaacgctacgctatttttaatcattgtaagttatgttcaacctttttatattaatgtctcgtagctaagttattattatgcttatttaaaacgaagtaatcatgatgttgggctaattactaaaattgggtaattgggctttgtaccataattggggtttggacaaaagaacgacacttgtggaaattagactatgggctattaatgggctttatatttgtttaactaaatgaaagtttgttaatgttaatataaagatttacaattgggcgtccctataaattaccatatacactcgatcggacacgatgggcggggtatttatatgtacgaataatcgttcatttaaccggacacgggaatggattaatagccactagaataattaaaacaggggtgaaattacattcaagggtaattggtgtaattgctaacaaagtagtaaaactttggtttacacgcagttgataacctggtgtattcattaaacaaagtattaaaaccttgttacaattcgaatccccaattagttggaatatttaacttcgggtataaggataatttgacgaggacactcgcactttatatttatgactgatggactgttgtggacaaaaaccagacggacatattaaataatccaggacaaaggacaattaacccatgggcataaaactaaaatcaacacgtcaaacatcatgattacggaagtttaaataagcataattcttttatttcatatttaatttcctttattttatatttaattgcacttctaattatcgcatttttattgttattatatttaattgcacttttaattatcgtactttttaattatcgcaagtttattttatcgcacttttattattcgtaatttcatttatcgttatttacttcatgctttaatttaagtcttgtatttatttttaatattttacatttggttttaactgcgactaaagttttaaaatcgacaaaccggtcattaaacggtaaaaacccccctttataataataatattacttatatatatatttgtatttttataaaagtaaactaatatagcgttgagctttgtttaaaaaaaaagattccctgtggaacgaaccggacttactaaaaactacactactgtacgattaggtacactgcctataagtgttgtagcaaggtttaagtatatccattctataaataaataaataacttgtgtaaaattgtatcgtatttaatagtttttcctagtaaaatataaactatttcgtataccttagctttgacatcaaccatctgtagcaacccgataaaatcgtcattgacggcgccgtctacttaggtcccgttacgtggtcataagtctttaaaacaacgtttgactaaaatatgtcgcattcatttcatatgtaaagatgtttcaaagtttacaaagtagttcaacgactaatacGATACAACAATTTTAAGTAcagatgaaacctatgcgacacaatttagtgtaaagtcaaaagacactccatgtatgcaagtatactcgacatccaagcaagtatcaaaaatagagtgcggaagcatgtaacacatatcgttcaaggacctgagaaaaatatagaaaatctgtcaacgaaaacgttggtgaaatcataggtgtagtaagtGAGTAcataagtaagtaagttgaaccacaagatttacaacgTTGAAGTAATAGTATGATCATTCTAAAAatggttatcacgagcacccaattatcaaggcttaactaacgttaccccatcacatagtgttagaacctacactttattctcgaaaatatatttcatccgcataacggtagcgaaccgtccgaatgagggtttgtcaaacctatatggccatacaatataagttctcgcttacacccggcaagtgtaactaatgataatcgaattgaggatttttgttctaactcgtacgtagaatgtttgtttccgtacttgtgttcactttgtaaaatgaaacgtttatgttttctcatcccaaatgtaagtttaaaagagtaaaagtgggactatgatctcaccttgattgcacgaatataaatgtacttcacaaggtaacgtgtgcaagaacgaattctagtcttgacctaaacaaataggttgtatcaatatcgataaacacgttcggtcaaagtgttcaattagtcctatggctcgttacgactcaatttcgttgcatgtgaatcacgttgtcaagtttcatgcaagacacaagtataaaagtacgctagaacgattgcataaatatttggttaagtttggatgaaagtgaactttggtcaagtcaaagtcaacgaaaaagttaacacgttcgggtcgggtctcggacaatttttccgagttttataatcatatatgagtatgttagaacaagttacatgttaattggaggtgcatagcatagttagaattaaacggtaattgACCAAGCAAAGCAAAATCtgatagttcatttggacggcgtccagattggctggacggcgtccagatgtgaagggctggacggcgtccaaacacctgATCAGTTGCAGTTGCTGATTTTTCACAAGTACACGAACTAAACTTTAAtcaaacacattttatgatccgaaaacattcaaaacatgcatcttatatcaccggaaaggtattttgacgaggaatgcaactaaccaCACATCATCAATCAATTCTAGCATTTACAACAATCAAAACCACAttaaatgctcatcatttattacattcaagttcattaaatgcgtttcatgattcgggcaaccaatttacatgtatgatatgccgtttcgaaggtacttgaacatacattgcaactaaaaatTTACAAACAACTTTGccaagcatttaatgcattaaaattcacattgaagactaccaaaccctaaccaaaaatcacaaactcataaatcatattagtgatgttttcttaatcaacctacacatcaaaatgaagctagtgatgctaatgGCACATTTAGTACAtgaactttatcataacaacaacatttaatcatccaaaactcaagattaaacacacacttttcaagttcatgctagttacactaaaacaacgagatcgagcatacaaatcatatattcatgttagactcgagccatagacactaactaacacttttataagtcaaaaatatcaagaacataaaatctagtgtttttagaaagttacccaaatgagatgaagttggtatggattcgaagaggaagttgcaaggatttcaaatatgtaatttgttttgatgaacgCTTGCTAGttatgatttggatgatgaatatttgaagatgaagaatggagagaaaagatggaagtattAAAAAGTGAGAggtgatgaatgaatggaggagataagatttgaccatttgacctaatcaaatctttggcctcttggcaagtttagtccctcaagtttaaaagtgggtgcgtgaattacctaaacgagatatttcaaaaacgcgtattaacggaagatgttataattatataacggactttaagatAATTAaatgaaaagtaaacggaaaaagacgggatgttacaacaTTAGAGAAACACTACCTTGATGCTTAAAACTTTAGAGTTGGAGATGTTGATACTAATAAACAACATTAAGAAGGTCTGAACACTTCAATAACATTAAAGCCATAAAAAAAATGGGTCAAAACTAATGTACAACAGCCAagaatatataatacaaataaaatatATCTGAAATGATATTCTCACAAAAACATATATTGATTTTTTAGGTTTTCCATTTGTACAAAAAAACTCAAACCTTACAAAATTCTCACCCACTACATTTGTTGATTCTAAAATTTAACACACTGTGTCATATAATAATAAACTTACTGCTCCACATAAATATGCCTTAGCTTTCCATACTTTGAGCATTGATATTGAACTTCTTCCTTGATATCTAAATAAAAAATGTTGCCCgtcctgtataaatatataaaagtgTGTAGGAGATTTAATAACAAATGGAAGGAAGAGTTGTTTAATTTACACGACTAACCTCCAATTCATGATCAAACATGTTTTTCAACAATACACATTCACTGGTAACACCAATGCTCTATATGGATGGAACCGTAAAAGTAGGAACCGAAAGAGCTACAGCCGACATTGATGCAAGGCCAGGAATATGAACAACCCCTGATGCCGGTGGTAGTGGTAGGCCCATACTATTAGTGAGGGGACCCCCATTGAGCCAATAACACTGCAAAATTATAATCATTAGACTTTGATCACAATATATGTTACAGATAAAATAAAAGTATAGCTGAGAATTCATATTGGACCTTGGTGTGGTTCCACTACGATCCAGATTCTGCATTAGAAGTGCCCGAGAACGTTCAAAGACTGGAAGTCAAATATAAGTTACAATCACTACACTAAAGTGAAATGATATTTGTAAATCAGTATGAGTATGTAAATAATAAGACAAATAGAGGTTGCTAACCAAGCCACCACCATTATCATCGTCGAAATCACCAGGGTTAACACCCATTTCTTGCATCCCAGATTGATCATAATAGCAGACACCTGCATTTGTAGTTATATTGTTAAgattaatataaatatacatatactgatatacatattaatattcaaGAAATGACAAACAAAACTAAACAAAAAACAATGTTTTGCCACCTACTGGTGTTACTTCAAGAGGTGTTCAAATACTTTGCAAAAACTTCATAAATAAATTTGCGAATACAATTTACgacttataaatataaaaaactgcTATATAAGCATTACCTAATATCAAAAGCAAAGAACCAAATAATTCACGTAATAATGATCAAGTCGAAACATGGATTTCCAATTGCAATATACAAATCGCATGGCAGAAAACGGTCTGACATGTAACTTATTTATGTCATTAAAATTATACCTTCATCATTCGACAAGTAATTTCCAACTGTCCATTCAAACTCTGGTAAGCCCTGACAAAATTCACATAATTATTCTACATTTATAATCAACTTCGGTTAAGGAGAAAAATGGAAATAAAATAAAGAATAGATAAAGTAGTATATTGATAGACATTTATGATCACCTTCTGATGCGGTGATTTTTGTAAGTGGCGATGAAGAATTATTCGATGGATATGAATCAAAAGAGTTGACTGATTTTGAGTAATATCTTTCTCATAACAATTCATATTACACAACGATAAGTGACAAACCAACCGGTAGTTTTACCGTTATACGTGAACTTCACCACCTGTTTCTTCTCGGCCATAGTATCTTGAAAAAGCATCACTCTCCAACGTATACGGAAGCTAACAAAAACAAAATCATATGTTAGAACAATAAACAGGCATACtgaatattattaaagttatttgtTGGTCCTTTTTCTAGTTCAAAAAGATAGTTGGTAATGTTACCTGCTTATTAGATAGTTTATATTTTATAAGCAACTGCTCATTTTCTTCAGTGGACAATATTTCATGTTTCGGCGTAGCAACATGTGTTGTGATGTTTACAAACAGATCGGTAATCTAAAGACACGATTTCAATGCAATGAGAATTTCAACAATGATCACTTAAAAAGATTACTTGATGTAAAGGTTTGCCCAACAGTATGTACAAAGTTACATATCCAAAATGTCAAATATGGTTGGATGAAGAAAAAAAGCTATCATAAAGAATGAGATGAAAAAAGTTGTGCCCTGTAGCACAATTATGTGCTTGTAAttattatgttcattctgaatgtAAGAACTAAAAGTTGTTCTTTCTATCTAACTTTACCATGTTACTTGTTGCAGTGACAATATTTACTCAAAAAATACTGGAAATAAACACCTTAAATGAGAAAAATTGAATAACCCACCATTAATTAATTGGGACACTTAATTCAACAATTAGTTACAGTACTAATCAATAGAAATATTTGAAATCTTACTGGGCAAAATTCCACTTTGAGTTGGCATGAATCAAACTATTTTCGAGCATAGTGGTTCAGGTTGACCTGCAAAACATATTAAACTTGTTAAGCTTACCAAGCAGAGTTAGAGAGTTACATGAAAGATGCATTGCACTACTATTCTCACATATAAAAAAGCCAAATTATTACTACAGCTTTAGGGCTAGTTTTAACATGATATCGTAAAAAAAGCAGACAAGTAACCTTTGAGTTACATTATAGTAGTATCTTCTATTGTTTCATAATAACAAACACTTCACATTGTTCAATAGAAAAAGTAGCACCatcgattaaaataatatatacatattaagtaTTAACCTACACATTACATGAAGCTCTAAAAGCATTTATTTGAACTCACTAATTATACTGAAGTTCTAGATTCATAGTAATATATAAAAAACTCAATAAAAAATGTTGAAATAAACAAAACCATTACCTTTTTAGAAGGTTTGGAGGCTAACGAAGCACAAATACGGAGTTGATCCGGATCCGGCTGGTCACCAAGGCAAAAACGGAACGAAACACGGAGAGCGAGCGATTGATTATCCCGCATAAATCAAAGAGAAGAAGcataataaaaaaaatcaaataatCAAATTATAAAATAGTCCATGATTATTAACATTAAATCGGTTGATGATAAACAACGATTTATATTTGCATACCTCGAATAACACATTTGCATCATGTCATTAAACTCGAAATCGTTGATTAACAGGTATAGTAAACCCTAATCGAATATGTGGATCGCTAGTATTGGTTCAAATCTCGTCACGCCGAACAGATGATTGATAAACGATGATTGTAAAGTGGGGTTTGAAACCCTAGAAAGCGAAAACAATTCAGGGAGAAGTAGATGAACGAACAGGTTTTTTTTAACCCTAATTGATGTTTGAGGAAGAGAAGAACGAATTTGGGAGAAATCAGAGACAGAGGCGGAGCCCTAAAACTGATTAAAACTGCTTATTTTACGAACATGTAGTTTCATAGGGACACgtgttaatttgtattttatttaatattaatcaaGATTAATTAGGGATTTAACATGTCAGCAAGATTAAGAGAGGATTAAGGAGCAGATGACAAGGAGAATTTAATTTcatgattaataatatatatatatacatatatatatatatatatatatatatatatatatatatatatatatatatatatatatatatatagtggtaggatcaagagggaaggaaccaatcgaggggaagcggagggaagcaaaatttttttttcttttcgttttttgaaaaaactttgttcacgaacattatagattggatgaaaataataacatttagaaaagacacttcgtgatgaatgttattattttggcggaaaaacgctcaaagaagtaatatataacaattatcgtgtctttcgagcgtatgttgaggttttagatattagggtttagatattagggtttatagggtttagatattagggtttagaaattttgggtttagggtttagatataggatttagattgagtttttaacacgaacggtttagagtttagggttccataaacccaaaacaccaaaccctaaaccctaaaccctaaactctaaatcggactaaattttacttcacaaaatatgaagaaaaaaaaacgttaacattcttcacgaacaatattatcttgaatgttatttttgtcgatcgttttcccgccaaaataataacattcatcacgaagtgtcttctcTAAatattcttattttcatccaatctataatgtttgtgaacaaagttttttcgaaaaacgaaaaaaaaaatttacttccccccgcttccccccgattggttacttccccattgatcctgcccctatatatatatatatatatatatatatatatatatatatatatatatatttaaccgaATTCAGTTATATATGTGCCATTTTACAacaattcatttatttattttaatatatatatgtatatatatatatatatatatatatatatatatatatatatatatatatatatatatatatatatatatatatata
This genomic window from Rutidosis leptorrhynchoides isolate AG116_Rl617_1_P2 chromosome 2, CSIRO_AGI_Rlap_v1, whole genome shotgun sequence contains:
- the LOC139888237 gene encoding DNA-directed RNA polymerase V subunit 5C-like; amino-acid sequence: MRDNQSLALRVSFRFCLGDQPDPDQLRICASLASKPSKKITDLFVNITTHVATPKHEILSTEENEQLLIKYKLSNKQLPYTLESDAFSRYYGREETGGEVHV